From Haliotis asinina isolate JCU_RB_2024 chromosome 8, JCU_Hal_asi_v2, whole genome shotgun sequence, a single genomic window includes:
- the LOC137293547 gene encoding molecular chaperone MKKS-like — MTQLAGRLDRPSAGSHLQVDCLENPAIRTRIQVFRDLLASCQGPHGKAKVVQNSLGGHVTWTKSSIRLLSAMPISTPVLKLIASAVQGHLQKFKDGGLFTANVCLSLLDSSLKTDVHRKLLIEFYERFVNIVDDYLGSSKCACKFKIDVFNLQNVMAVLKSLCRPKLSHMRSEVQDKLCVLFLDVFLSTIPSERHDYFSDRVQMQCFPNSDILESRCLKGLLVECPELSSVTEKSLHVPSVPSQQGCVKIKVALVLESMSGDSEGLVDATYETKHEVDVGNAVVERMLSLCQQLVHCGVGLLLCQRVIHPRVKVFLRQAGLLFVDRLGSAGVPYIRDLTGAAPLSVLTVNMEEGWSGFGWLDGVTHQILCDKSYLHLTQENAPVVTLVLKSSLEETLEEVKALSHTSTNTLQLLLGDPHVLPGGGCWLSHVAAYLTAKIQEDKSSLLNEFECTESQLNASLDTFTYCLLSVAMRLTSDLSIVTSDIVSMDTEHYHIWRCPNTNVSNMHSKTCSCNCELHWLAESDKFEYVSVREASGQWTKQHIDWTKVATVSEEDAFPRVVDALAVMRNALKMAVATANTVLSISQYIHDGD; from the exons ATGACCCAGCTGGCAGGCAGACTTGACAGACCCTCTGCCGGGTCTCACCTCCAAGTGGATTGCCTTGAGAACCCAGCCATCAGGACCAGGATTCAGGTCTTCCGGGACCTCTTGGCCTCTTGCCAGGGACCTCATGGCAAGGCCAAGGTTGTTCAGAATTCGCTTGGGGGTCATGTGACATGGACAAAGTCATCCATTCGTTTGCTGTCAGCTATGCCAATTTCAACACCCGTTCTGAAGCTTATTGCTAGTGCTGTTCAGGGTCATTTACAGAAGTTTAAGGATGGTGGCCTTTTCACAGCTAATGTATGTCTTTCTCTGTTGGATAGTTCCTTGAAGACAGATGTGCACAGGAAACTTTTGATCGAGTTTTATGAAAGGTTTGTAAATATTGTGGATGATTACTTGGGTTCAAGTAAGTGTGCATGCAAGTTTAAGATAGATGTGTTCAATCTTCAAAACGTAATGGCCGTTCTGAAAAGCTTGTGTCGACCCAAACTTTCACATATGAGAAGTGAAGTGCAAGACAAACTGTGCGTCTTGTTCCTCGATGTTTTCTTGTCTACGATACCTTCAGAAAGACATGACTATTTTTCTGATCGAGTACAAATGCAATGTTTCCCAAACTCTGACATCCTGGAATCCAGATGTTTAAAAGGATTGTTGGTTGAATGTCCCGAATTATCGTCTGTGACCGAGAAAAGCCTCCATGTACCATCTGTACCCAGTCAGCAAGGATGTGTTAAGATTAAGGTAGCTCTAGTGCTAGAATCTATGTCAGGGGATTCAGAGGGTCTCGTTGATGCAACATATGAGACCAAGCATGAGGTAGATGTCGGTAATGCAGTGGTGGAGAGGATGTTGTCACTGTGCCAGCAGCTCGTGCATTGTGGTGTTGGATTGCTGTTATGCCAGAGAGTGATTCATCCAAGAGTCAAGGTCTTCCTCCGACAAGCTGGCCTGTTGTTCGTGGACAGACTGGGCTCTGCAGGTGTCCCATACATCAGAGATCTCACAG GTGCTGCTCCTCTGTCAGTGTTGACTGTCAACATGGAGGAAGGCTGGAGTGGGTTTGGCTGGCTAGATGGTGTCACCCACCAGATCTTGTGTGACAAGAGTTATCTCCATCTGACTCAGGAGAATGCACCAGTTGTTACTCTTGTATTGAAGAGTTCGCTTGAGGAGACTCTTGAGGAGGTGAAG GCTCTGAGTCACACATCAACCAACACCCTGCAGCTACTTCTGGGGGATCCCCACGTCCTGCCTGGGGGAGGCTGCTGGCTGTCCCATGTTGCGGCATACCTCACAGCGAAG ATTCAAGAAGACAAATCAAGTCTTTTAAATGAGTTTGAGTGTACCGAGTCCCAGCTTAATGCCAGTCTGGATACCTTCACCTATTGTCTCCTATCTGTAGCCATGAGGCTAACCTCTGACCTCAGCATTGTGACCTCTGAcattgtttccatggatacTGAACATTACCATATCTGGAGGTGTCCCAACACTAATGTGTCTAACATGCATTCTAAGACTTGTTCCTGCAATTGTGAATTACACTGGTTGGCAGAGAGTGACAAGTTTGAGTACGTTTCTGTACGTGAGGCAAGTGGACAATGGACAAAACAACACATTGACTGGACCAAGGTGGCTACAGTCTCTGAGGAAGATGCATTTCCACGAGTGGTGGATGCTCTGGCTGTCATGAGGAATGCTCTCAAGATGGCTGTGGCTACAGCAAACACTGTCCTCAGCATCTCTCAATACATACATGATGGCGACTAG
- the LOC137293546 gene encoding uncharacterized protein has protein sequence MSVRQQRYFTTYVRVQKWKALQVEIHPMSSENSDLSTQFEDRHFQEVLQLLRGPIFERVKLKKREITKDMVKSDIMTGPTVRLGYDFRAKPEFETCLLPQSQPLYTSDSEEDQQAWTCGYRSLSLHHEKLVVYSCLLKEKSKHSSMAQILSAMSTECSSSQQQQKISISSYFHRVVPPGGTPTKSSQPSTSTPGGARSHATTTTGQDEVVTVPPSDTRKRKLKSIVKRSGPKLSKKAKKVKSLKEVMAPGKCAGGHVEDVVSDAEFTRMSFFGDLPEEDCASVDNEIITKPDPTGEIVDKVEGNPTEQKDCSEPEVCSRSEICKILDMSLENSYQKCKLKSVNVQNDYVQTNSCNHGNRSYGSEDMFMENFDEVTEDEVNIIELQKAESEHPPAKERKNSAVCKPVCIQTPPQYEITTDMDGSDCCIMPETSFHRDQVSVTDQILHSRSKPTLKGSEKELGVDVIQRRLTVGSNETLPSASFIHEFDPDTPKVKTGRVLDEGHGDATNPKRSRCVETESSVSSKTSCEDLPQISLKKRDRSWRRSLALLMKEKDAPPEVQEVIDCDTIDCDLIEELEELPKHPMILTQDLRHELSQVSSESELTESHIQMMVLGSEGYLRSIFTGKHQCRRHEDYKKGGKTRLNLNYQVNLAMFTEPQQDAVMETLMGMFCKRHHKYMDYILKVLLPEMMIRILMEVKHMTYDDTEALMSGAVR, from the exons ATGTCTGTGCGACAACAACGCTATTTCACGACTTACGTTAGG GTGCAGAAATGGAAAGCTCTACAGGTTGAGATACACCCAATGTCTTCTGAGAATTCTGATTTGTCTACACAGTTTGAAGATCGACATTTCCAG GAAGTCTTACAGTTATTGCGGGGACCAATTTTTGAAAGGGTGAAGTTGAAAAAACGTGAAATAACCAAAGACATGGTCAAGTCTGACATCATGACGG GTCCTACAGTTCGTCTTGGATATGATTTTCGAGCTAAGCCTGAGTTCGAGACCTGTCTCCTGCCGCAATCTCAGCCACTGTACACAAGTGACAGTGAAGAGGATCAGCAGG CGTGGACTTGTGGATACCGAAGCCTGAGTCTGCACCATGAGAAGCTTGTCGTGTACAGCTGTCTCCTAAAGGAGAAGTCCAAGCACAGCAGCATGGCTCAG ATCCTGTCGGCCATGTCTACGGAGTGCAGCAGCAGTCAACAGCAACAGAAAATTAGCATCAGCAGTTACTTCCACAGAGTTGTCCCCCCTGGTGGCACACCAACCAAGTCGTCACAACCCAGCACTTCAACACCAGGTGGTGCTAGATCACATGCAACAACCACCACAGGCCAAGATGAGGTGGTCACAGTCCCACCCTCCGACACACGCAAGAGAAAACTAAAAAGCAT AGTCAAGCGAAGCGGACCCAAATTGTCGAAGAAAGCTAAGAAAGTGAAGAGTTTAAAAGAAGTGATGGCTCCAGGAAAGTGTGCTGGAGGTCATGTAGAGGATGTAGTAAGTGATGCTGAATTTACCAGAATGTCATTCTTTGGAGATTTACCTGAAGAAGATTGTGCATCTGTTGATAATGAAATTATTACTAAACCGGACCCAACAGGTGAAATTGTTGACAAAGTTGAAGGCAATCCAACAGAACAAAAAGACTGCTCAGAACCAGAGGTCTGCTCAAGATCAGAAATTTGCAAAATCCTGGATATGTCTCTGGAAAATtcttatcaaaaatgcaaactgAAGTCAGTGAATGTCCAGAATGACTATGTTCAAACTAAttcatgtaaccatggtaacaggtcCTATGGCTCAGAGGACATGTTTATGGAGAACTTTGATGAAGTTACTGAGGATGAAGTCAACATAATTGAACTGCAGAAGGCAGAGTCTGAACATCCTCCAGCGAAGGAGAGAAAGAACTCTGCAGTCTGTAAGCCTGTTTGTATTCAAACACCTCCACAATATGAAATAACAACTGACATGGACGGTAGTGATTGTTGTATAATGCCAGAGACTTCTTTTCACCGTGACCAGGTGTCTGTTACAGACCAGATTCTTCATTCAAGATCTAAACCTACTTTGAAAGGCTCAGAGAAAGAGTTGGGTGTGGATGTAATTCAAAGAAGGCTTACTGTAGGATCGAACGAGACTTTACCATCAGCAAGTTTTATACATGAATTTGATCCAGATACTCCCAAAGTGAAGACAGGGAGAGTGCTGGATGAAGGTCATGGGGATGCAACTAATCCTAAGAGAAGCAGATGTGTAGAAACGGAGAGCAGTGTGTCCAGTAAAACAAGTTGTGAAGACCTGCCACagatttctttgaagaaaagaGACCGAAGCTGGAGGAGATCCTTGGCACTCCTGATGAAAGAGAAGGATGCTCCCCCTGAGGTTCAGGAGGTGATTGACTGTGATACCATTGACTGTGATCTGATTGAGGAGCTGGAAGAACTTCCTAAGCATCCTATGATCCTGACACAGGACCTGAGACATGAACTGAGTCAAGTCAG CTCAGAATCAGAGCTGACTGAATCCCATATCCAGATGATGGTGTTAGGCAGTGAGGGATACCTTCGATCCATCTTCACTGGAAAG CATCAATGTCGAAGACATGAAGACTACAAGAAAGGTGGAAAGACTAGAT TGAACCTCAACTACCAGGTGAATCTTGCGATGTTCACAGAACCTCAGCAGGATGCTG